One Lysobacter enzymogenes DNA segment encodes these proteins:
- a CDS encoding M91 family zinc metallopeptidase: MSVQLDATRPAPPQADAYWDNPAASDPNRQVTPEPLTLLQTATIEPTARLAADGTVEIDGSATNPQQRTQSSTPDGKPVQVDPLHDGAEVSIARERTLADAGGGRQYVSADQIVLTTGAKNDKVNVTQRDDGTLDVGVNGENYALRLTENQELTIRSGDGDDTITVAPNVKVNIVVDAGAGDDTVTTGAGNDRVDGGLGNDRIGTGDGRDDVFGNSGDDVIDAGAGDDVVYGGDGADRLLGGAGTDFLEGGSGNDELDGGGGHDMLSGGLGDDLLRGGEGDDAVYTGDGRDSVDNQSGNDTVYAQRAVDLINAASGARNTVVNVEIGAAKGVTIEGSDAFKQRVGAEIEFLRASPNGQRMLAEFDKAAARGNTVTIKELANEENGYAQTFSNDADIVNGRPGKGGDVQISYNPSFHMDAFPAPVGVLYHEMSHAYNGVTGTFQPGTYVGSGPDSGRVPNAERQAVGLETSAPAYDFDGDPATPKTTANPDHLTENGMRAELGLPDRPNYSL, encoded by the coding sequence ATGTCCGTACAGCTCGACGCCACCCGCCCCGCGCCGCCGCAGGCCGATGCCTACTGGGACAACCCGGCCGCCTCCGACCCGAACCGGCAGGTGACGCCCGAGCCGCTGACGCTGCTGCAGACCGCGACGATCGAACCGACCGCGCGCCTGGCCGCCGACGGCACGGTCGAGATCGACGGCAGCGCGACCAATCCGCAGCAGCGCACCCAATCCAGCACGCCCGACGGCAAGCCGGTGCAGGTCGACCCGCTGCACGACGGCGCCGAGGTCTCGATCGCGCGCGAGCGTACCCTGGCCGACGCCGGCGGCGGCCGCCAGTACGTCAGCGCCGACCAGATCGTGCTGACCACCGGCGCCAAGAACGACAAGGTCAACGTCACCCAGCGCGACGACGGCACCCTCGACGTCGGCGTCAACGGCGAAAACTACGCGCTGCGCCTGACCGAGAACCAGGAGCTGACGATCCGCAGCGGCGACGGCGACGACACCATCACCGTCGCGCCGAACGTCAAGGTCAATATCGTGGTCGATGCCGGCGCCGGAGACGATACGGTGACGACCGGCGCCGGCAACGACCGCGTCGACGGCGGCCTGGGCAACGACCGCATCGGCACCGGCGACGGCCGCGACGACGTGTTCGGCAACAGCGGCGACGACGTCATCGACGCCGGCGCCGGCGACGACGTGGTCTACGGCGGCGACGGCGCCGACCGCCTGCTCGGCGGCGCCGGCACCGACTTCCTCGAAGGCGGCAGCGGCAACGACGAACTCGACGGCGGCGGCGGCCACGACATGCTTTCCGGCGGGCTCGGCGACGACCTGCTGCGCGGCGGCGAAGGCGACGACGCGGTCTACACCGGCGACGGCCGCGACAGCGTCGACAACCAGTCCGGCAACGACACCGTCTACGCCCAGCGCGCGGTCGACCTGATCAACGCCGCCAGCGGCGCGCGCAACACCGTAGTCAACGTCGAGATCGGCGCGGCCAAGGGCGTGACCATCGAAGGCTCCGACGCGTTCAAGCAGCGCGTCGGCGCCGAAATCGAATTCCTGCGCGCCTCGCCCAACGGCCAGCGCATGCTCGCCGAGTTCGACAAGGCCGCCGCGCGCGGCAACACGGTCACCATCAAGGAACTGGCCAACGAAGAGAACGGCTACGCCCAGACCTTCAGCAACGACGCCGACATCGTCAACGGCCGTCCGGGCAAGGGCGGCGACGTGCAGATCAGCTACAACCCCTCGTTCCACATGGACGCGTTCCCGGCGCCGGTGGGCGTGCTCTACCACGAGATGTCGCACGCCTATAACGGCGTCACCGGCACTTTCCAGCCCGGCACCTACGTCGGCAGCGGTCCGGACAGCGGCCGCGTGCCCAACGCCGAGCGCCAGGCGGTGGGCCTGGAAACCAGCGCGCCGGCCTACGACTTCGACGGCGACCCGGCCACGCCCAAGACCACGGCCAACCCCGACCACCTCACCGAGAACGGGATGCGCGCCGAACTGGGCCTGCCGGACCGGCCGAACTACAGCCTGTGA
- a CDS encoding discoidin domain-containing protein: protein MNDANLAIARAIVVACAALAVAWPRPGAAGDGGSRGENYALNRPATASPICKPGEEAGKAFDGRLSSKTEHKYCTLQRPAWLQVDLQQRRRVREFVLKHAGAGGERAAMNTRAYALSLSEDGERWQPVVRVRDNRQSVRRHAIAPTWARYVRLEVSEPAQDPADPATRIYELEVR from the coding sequence ATGAACGACGCGAACCTGGCGATCGCCCGCGCGATCGTGGTGGCGTGCGCGGCGCTGGCGGTCGCCTGGCCGCGGCCGGGCGCAGCCGGCGACGGTGGCAGCCGCGGCGAGAACTACGCGCTGAATCGTCCGGCCACCGCTTCGCCGATCTGCAAGCCCGGCGAAGAAGCGGGCAAAGCCTTCGACGGCCGGCTCAGCAGCAAGACCGAGCACAAGTACTGCACGCTGCAGCGGCCGGCATGGCTGCAGGTCGACCTGCAACAGCGCCGGCGGGTGCGCGAGTTCGTGCTCAAGCATGCCGGCGCCGGCGGCGAACGGGCGGCGATGAACACCCGCGCCTATGCGCTGTCGCTGTCCGAGGACGGCGAGCGCTGGCAACCCGTGGTGCGGGTGCGCGATAACCGCCAATCCGTGCGCCGCCACGCGATCGCGCCGACCTGGGCGCGCTACGTGCGGCTGGAGGTGAGCGAACCGGCGCAGGACCCGGCCGATCCGGCGACGCGGATCTACGAGCTGGAAGTGCGCTGA
- a CDS encoding sterol desaturase family protein: MDWGSQALHELVGFFGLGALLELLAADGYRALLSADGAKALLYPVIPVLLVYELLRTLARRKFRLEDYKIPFITLVANRLIGAVLSFGMIAACIALFQPLALFQVELSGWGLLYGYVVWEFAHFVYHYLAHKVRLLWCLHSTHHAPTAMNLSVNYAHLFLEAPYADIVRTMICILAGVSPPLLLLIMFIDGLWGQFIHLGEHALKDGRLGRLHRWILTPAHHRVHHARNPLYMDTNFCNLLNVWDRVFGTYQAQREDIRIEYGITRPMKPGSFLDAYLGEFHALARDVAAAPGLRNKLRYLLMPPGWSHDGRYKTALQSKREWLQRQEAA; encoded by the coding sequence ATGGACTGGGGATCGCAGGCGCTGCACGAACTGGTCGGCTTCTTCGGCCTGGGGGCCTTGCTGGAGCTGCTGGCCGCCGACGGCTACCGCGCCCTGCTCAGCGCCGACGGGGCCAAGGCGCTGCTGTACCCGGTGATCCCGGTCCTGCTGGTGTACGAACTGTTGCGCACGCTGGCGCGGCGGAAGTTCCGGCTCGAGGACTACAAGATCCCGTTCATCACCCTGGTCGCCAACCGGCTGATCGGCGCGGTGCTGAGCTTCGGCATGATCGCGGCGTGCATCGCGTTGTTCCAGCCGTTGGCGCTGTTCCAGGTCGAGCTGAGCGGGTGGGGGCTGCTGTACGGCTACGTGGTCTGGGAGTTCGCCCATTTCGTCTACCACTACCTCGCGCACAAGGTGCGGCTGCTGTGGTGCCTGCACTCGACCCACCACGCGCCGACCGCGATGAACCTGTCGGTCAACTACGCCCACCTGTTCCTGGAAGCGCCGTACGCCGACATCGTGCGCACCATGATCTGCATCCTCGCCGGGGTCAGCCCGCCGCTGTTGCTGCTGATCATGTTCATCGACGGGTTGTGGGGACAGTTCATCCATCTGGGCGAGCACGCGCTCAAGGACGGGCGGCTCGGGCGGCTGCACCGCTGGATCCTCACGCCCGCCCATCACCGCGTGCACCACGCGCGCAATCCGCTGTACATGGACACCAACTTCTGCAATCTGCTCAATGTCTGGGACCGCGTCTTCGGCACCTATCAGGCGCAGCGCGAGGACATCCGCATCGAGTACGGCATCACCCGGCCGATGAAGCCCGGCAGTTTCCTCGATGCGTATCTCGGCGAGTTCCACGCGCTGGCGCGCGACGTCGCCGCCGCGCCGGGGCTGCGCAACAAGCTGCGCTACCTGCTGATGCCGCCGGGCTGGAGCCACGACGGGCGCTACAAGACCGCGCTGCAGAGCAAGCGCGAATGGCTGCAGCGGCAGGAGGCGGCATGA
- the ppa gene encoding inorganic diphosphatase: protein MGLDHVPTGKNPPHEINVIIEIPKDAEPVKYEVDKASGAIFVDRILSTPMRYPCNYGYVPHTVCGDGDPADVLVVLPLPLIPGSVIRCRPVGVLRMSDEAGSDEKLLAVPVDKVFAGYSHIHDIDQVSPHWLERIGHFFEHYKDLEKGKWVKLDGWGNAEEAKKILVEAIERYAAEDDKPKF, encoded by the coding sequence ATGGGTCTGGACCACGTCCCCACCGGCAAGAACCCGCCGCACGAGATCAACGTCATCATCGAAATCCCGAAGGATGCCGAGCCGGTCAAGTACGAGGTCGACAAGGCCTCCGGCGCGATCTTCGTCGACCGCATCCTCTCGACCCCGATGCGCTACCCCTGCAACTACGGCTACGTCCCGCACACCGTCTGCGGCGACGGCGACCCCGCCGACGTGCTGGTGGTGCTGCCGCTGCCGCTGATCCCCGGCTCGGTGATCCGCTGCCGCCCGGTCGGCGTGCTGCGCATGAGCGACGAAGCCGGCAGCGACGAGAAGCTGCTGGCGGTGCCGGTCGACAAGGTCTTCGCCGGCTACTCGCACATCCACGACATCGACCAGGTCAGCCCGCACTGGCTCGAGCGCATCGGCCACTTCTTCGAGCACTACAAGGACCTGGAGAAGGGCAAGTGGGTCAAGCTCGACGGCTGGGGCAACGCCGAGGAAGCCAAGAAGATCCTGGTCGAGGCGATCGAGCGCTACGCGGCCGAGGACGACAAGCCGAAGTTCTGA
- a CDS encoding DUF6053 domain-containing protein, with protein sequence MGGASAPTLFFQAAATGCESVGAQAPPTKAWREFVARSANAKKLRPLSGP encoded by the coding sequence GTGGGAGGGGCTTCAGCCCCGACGCTGTTCTTTCAGGCCGCGGCGACCGGATGCGAAAGCGTCGGGGCTCAAGCCCCTCCCACAAAAGCTTGGCGCGAGTTCGTCGCACGATCCGCCAACGCAAAAAAACTACGGCCCCTTTCGGGGCCGTAG
- a CDS encoding TonB-dependent receptor plug domain-containing protein, whose amino-acid sequence MNHRSLRPTARYGVLPSAIAAALVSALVPAIAGAQEADASKTPTTLDRIEVTGSRIRQANLETSQPVVTMSRAEIQKQGFTSVADIVQNITATGSPAISRADALASGENVGGQYVDLRNLGPERTLVLIDGKRMGISSSGYSDLASIPTSIIERIEVLTDGASALYGSDAIAGVVNIITRKRFDGLEGSAYLGQYGQGDGNKETYNFVIGQTGERGSVTLGAEYSKEDPVMAKDRSFTRYPNGRGHPSPVAGDDNGWNGITQWGALIDNRQTPLNPKDDISYTANRGSTSTGSLGNFHETDINDLSNPNEQMYLSTGLERRSVFANAEFDITDNLRAKADILYTDREATQQIAGYPFRSVGFGRYDGDLSLKGSSAFNPLGYDANVIRRTWEMPRQTKSELSTYRFSGGLEGSFELAGKTWDWDASYLYNQNKGSKTGTGNLFLPNVEKALGPSFVDAGGVARCGTPDAPIAGCLAWNPLLGPDSNGPGALSNPELQKYLFLPTHDSYTNKTQVYSLNLSGVLATLPAGDLGLAAGYEHRKETANYEPDALLQSGLSSDLAGSSTHGGYSLDEFYVELAVPVLSDVAFAKELSFNIAGRYSDYDTFGDTTNGKFSLKWKPIDDLLVRGTYATGFRAPTVNDLYGGVGESFDNYTDPCDTLFGAAVRNGQVAQRCAGVVPANFRQAAAGGNPATGPNAQSDSAFLSGSNPLLKPETSKSTNIGFVYSPSWFSGFDISLDWWKIKIENVIASETVTSILNNCYVLGIDSACDRFVRDTDPLNQGQVVDVTRTLINAGYQETAGYDLGISYRLADTAYGNFAFTWKTTYVDYSEYKRDGEANTPVEQRTSWVADGASNFRVRSNFNADWSRGDFGASWGIRYYGGLKEECAYDLDGGPECNKPNYQSSYRGIVPVREVGANTFHDVQVRYNTPWNATVALGANNVFDHIGQTMYSQPNSSFVYNGSFDIGRFVYMKYTQRF is encoded by the coding sequence ATGAACCATCGTAGTCTGCGCCCCACGGCGCGGTACGGCGTTCTGCCGTCCGCCATCGCCGCGGCGCTTGTGTCGGCACTGGTCCCGGCGATCGCCGGCGCTCAGGAAGCCGATGCCTCCAAGACCCCCACCACTCTCGATCGCATCGAGGTGACCGGTTCGCGCATCCGCCAAGCCAACCTGGAGACGTCGCAGCCGGTCGTCACCATGTCGCGCGCCGAAATCCAGAAGCAGGGTTTCACTTCCGTCGCCGACATCGTCCAGAACATCACCGCCACCGGTTCGCCGGCGATCTCGCGCGCCGACGCGCTCGCCTCGGGCGAGAACGTGGGCGGCCAGTACGTCGACCTGCGCAACCTCGGTCCGGAACGCACCCTGGTGCTGATCGACGGCAAGCGCATGGGCATCAGCTCCAGCGGCTATTCCGACCTGGCTTCGATCCCGACCTCGATCATCGAGCGCATCGAAGTGCTGACCGACGGCGCCTCGGCGCTGTACGGCTCCGACGCGATCGCCGGCGTGGTCAACATCATCACCCGCAAGCGCTTCGACGGCCTGGAAGGCAGCGCCTACCTCGGCCAGTACGGCCAGGGCGACGGCAACAAGGAAACCTACAACTTCGTCATCGGCCAGACCGGTGAGCGCGGTTCGGTGACCTTGGGCGCCGAGTACAGCAAGGAAGATCCGGTCATGGCCAAGGATCGTTCCTTCACCCGCTACCCGAACGGCCGCGGCCATCCCTCGCCGGTCGCCGGCGACGACAACGGCTGGAACGGCATCACCCAGTGGGGCGCGTTGATCGACAACCGCCAGACCCCGCTGAATCCGAAGGACGACATCTCGTACACCGCCAACCGCGGCAGCACGAGCACCGGCTCGCTGGGCAACTTCCACGAGACCGACATCAACGACCTGTCCAATCCGAACGAGCAGATGTATCTCTCGACCGGCCTGGAGCGTCGTTCGGTGTTCGCCAACGCCGAGTTCGACATCACCGACAACCTGCGCGCCAAGGCCGACATCCTCTACACGGATCGCGAAGCCACCCAGCAGATCGCCGGCTATCCGTTCCGCTCGGTCGGCTTCGGCCGCTACGACGGCGACCTGAGCCTGAAGGGCAGCAGCGCGTTCAACCCGCTGGGCTACGACGCCAACGTCATCCGCCGCACCTGGGAAATGCCGCGCCAGACCAAGTCCGAGCTGAGCACCTATCGCTTCAGCGGCGGCCTGGAAGGTTCCTTCGAACTGGCCGGCAAGACCTGGGACTGGGACGCGAGCTACCTCTACAACCAGAACAAGGGCAGCAAGACCGGCACCGGCAACCTGTTCCTGCCGAACGTCGAGAAGGCCCTGGGCCCGTCGTTCGTCGACGCCGGCGGCGTCGCCCGCTGCGGCACTCCGGATGCGCCGATCGCCGGCTGCCTGGCGTGGAACCCGCTGCTGGGTCCGGACTCCAACGGTCCGGGCGCGCTGAGCAATCCGGAACTGCAGAAGTACCTGTTCCTGCCGACCCACGACAGCTACACCAACAAGACCCAGGTCTACAGCCTCAACCTCAGCGGCGTGCTCGCCACGCTGCCGGCGGGCGACCTCGGCCTGGCCGCGGGTTACGAGCACCGCAAGGAAACCGCCAACTACGAGCCGGACGCCCTGCTGCAGTCGGGCCTGAGCTCGGATCTGGCCGGCAGCTCCACCCACGGCGGCTACTCGCTCGACGAGTTCTACGTCGAACTGGCCGTGCCGGTGCTGTCGGATGTGGCCTTCGCGAAGGAGCTGTCGTTCAACATCGCCGGCCGCTACTCCGACTACGACACCTTCGGCGACACCACCAACGGCAAGTTCAGCCTGAAGTGGAAGCCGATCGACGACCTGCTGGTCCGCGGCACCTACGCGACGGGCTTCCGCGCCCCGACCGTGAACGATCTGTACGGCGGCGTCGGCGAGAGTTTCGACAACTACACCGATCCGTGCGACACCCTGTTCGGCGCGGCCGTGCGCAACGGCCAGGTCGCGCAGCGTTGCGCGGGCGTGGTCCCGGCGAACTTCCGCCAGGCCGCCGCGGGCGGCAATCCGGCCACCGGCCCGAATGCCCAGTCCGACAGCGCGTTCCTGTCCGGTTCCAACCCGCTGTTGAAGCCCGAGACCTCCAAGTCGACCAACATCGGCTTCGTCTACAGCCCGAGCTGGTTCAGCGGCTTCGACATCAGCCTGGATTGGTGGAAGATCAAGATCGAGAACGTGATCGCGTCCGAGACCGTCACCTCGATCCTGAACAACTGCTACGTGCTCGGCATCGACTCGGCCTGCGACCGCTTCGTCCGCGACACCGATCCGCTGAACCAGGGCCAGGTCGTCGACGTGACCCGCACGCTGATCAACGCCGGCTACCAGGAGACCGCGGGCTACGACCTGGGCATCTCCTACCGCCTGGCCGACACCGCGTACGGCAACTTCGCCTTCACCTGGAAGACGACCTACGTCGACTACTCCGAGTACAAGCGCGACGGCGAAGCCAATACCCCGGTCGAGCAGCGCACCAGCTGGGTGGCCGACGGCGCGAGCAACTTCCGCGTGCGTTCGAACTTCAACGCCGACTGGAGCCGCGGCGACTTCGGCGCGAGCTGGGGCATCCGTTACTACGGCGGCCTGAAGGAAGAGTGCGCGTACGATCTCGACGGCGGTCCGGAGTGCAACAAGCCGAACTACCAGTCCTCGTACCGCGGCATCGTGCCGGTCCGCGAAGTGGGCGCCAACACCTTCCACGACGTGCAGGTCCGCTACAACACTCCGTGGAACGCCACCGTGGCGCTGGGCGCGAACAACGTGTTCGACCACATCGGCCAGACCATGTACAGCCAGCCGAACAGCAGCTTCGTCTACAACGGCAGCTTCGACATCGGCCGCTTCGTGTACATGAAGTACACCCAGCGCTTCTGA
- a CDS encoding helix-turn-helix domain-containing protein, with amino-acid sequence MEQALWADRGQLLQLDAQDHSAQASCVGVSRLGSAQLSGTHFSIWVQLRGSSWVEAKEGKFRLKRGDWIAFERDSKPVLQADRYGVCIGLNLTPDAIKAMARLADSTLYAGRGRMNRHDARIALRLWRQAHARNGEADTGFDLNALRPILLHLAGVQRELTARIQRCPGRSRSRKRQVFGRLQRARLYLEGNCDRVVRISELAELTSFSSWYFSKTFHSLYEESPQAASARMRLEHAADLLKNTSMMIGEVAAASGFDNCCSFARAFRARFGTSATRYRSAAAAAKAEAARAAVVSAVPLRKLAMAS; translated from the coding sequence ATGGAGCAAGCATTGTGGGCGGATCGCGGACAGCTGCTGCAGCTGGACGCGCAGGATCACTCCGCTCAGGCAAGTTGCGTCGGTGTCTCGCGACTGGGCAGCGCCCAGTTGTCCGGGACTCACTTCTCGATATGGGTCCAGCTGCGCGGCAGCTCGTGGGTCGAAGCCAAAGAGGGCAAGTTCCGCCTCAAGCGCGGCGACTGGATCGCGTTCGAGCGCGACTCCAAGCCGGTGCTGCAGGCCGACCGTTACGGCGTCTGCATCGGCCTGAACCTGACCCCGGACGCGATCAAGGCGATGGCCCGCCTGGCCGACAGCACCCTGTACGCCGGCCGCGGCCGCATGAACCGGCACGACGCGCGCATCGCCCTGCGCCTGTGGCGCCAGGCCCATGCCCGCAACGGCGAGGCCGACACCGGCTTCGATCTGAACGCCCTGCGTCCGATCCTGCTGCACCTGGCCGGCGTCCAGCGCGAGCTGACCGCGCGCATCCAGCGTTGCCCGGGCCGTTCGCGCAGCCGCAAGCGCCAGGTCTTCGGCCGCCTCCAGCGCGCCCGCCTGTACCTGGAAGGCAACTGCGACCGGGTCGTGCGCATCAGCGAACTGGCCGAGCTGACCAGCTTCTCGAGCTGGTACTTCTCCAAGACCTTCCACAGTCTGTACGAGGAGAGCCCCCAGGCCGCCTCCGCGCGCATGCGCCTGGAACATGCCGCGGACTTGTTGAAGAACACCTCGATGATGATCGGCGAGGTCGCCGCCGCCAGCGGCTTCGACAACTGCTGCAGCTTCGCCCGCGCCTTCCGCGCCCGTTTCGGCACCTCGGCCACGCGTTACCGCAGCGCCGCCGCGGCCGCCAAGGCCGAAGCCGCGCGTGCGGCGGTGGTCTCGGCGGTGCCGTTGCGCAAGCTGGCGATGGCGAGCTGA
- a CDS encoding winged helix-turn-helix domain-containing protein, with protein sequence MPRTHEPSTPSLPAEHLRVGDCVVDIPLREIRAPGARRPRRITPKAMGVLLVLVDHADRVVSRDALLAEVWPDTLPTDDVVTQAVTQLRKAFDEDRGNPRYIETIAKNGYRLLAKVRWLVPEQAAAAGEAEPAGEGASVATAGADGAAAAVATPAAARAERIEPVPLPNQPRPRGTWRSLVATVAVVLALVVLLVWWSLARQAHAPGAVPAALDPARVANAARPYRLITSMPGFEVQPTLSPDAALVAYVAIPDGQRGTAILVQTTDQTPPRQLTRPSGLAEDSAPAWSPDGRSIAFLRVDPARACKVLLIAANGGAEREIGDCDPRNPPTFEWTPDGRGLIFGSMQTAQGIVGMRVLDLASGEWRAVPYRTGAGNLDLSPRFSPDGRWIVFLRNNPQGDFWRLPAEGGTAERLSQLSADVRGWDWLPDSRSILFGRMIDGDTRLYRLDLETGQARDLGIESAQFPAVAASRPAAAFVQRKPYFGLFRVVLGDTSKGAVHVVDPLFPSSARDMLPAVAPDGRQIVFFSDRSGSNHLWWADLDQPDSLRMLPGVTPGTRYGASWSADSGRVSVVGPDADGRNVIFEVIPASGRVTRLPAPVDEPIQAMQLPDPNRMLVLAGAGDGRLRLHLFDRSRSPWKLLAAIDDVVEAKADPAHNRLLFARQTQSGLWQADLGLAAASIRQIDDSEPVADRYRLWDVAVATGELRYMDQQPTCLSLMRRMATPELPPSVLCLDQSRRSAINGFSLSPRGDTVYLALAKWDGADIGYMDLPEEPKTFVPGWLN encoded by the coding sequence ATGCCGCGAACCCACGAGCCATCCACGCCGTCCTTGCCCGCCGAGCACCTGCGGGTAGGCGATTGCGTGGTCGACATCCCCTTGCGCGAGATCCGCGCGCCGGGGGCGCGTCGGCCGCGCCGGATCACGCCCAAGGCGATGGGCGTGCTGCTGGTGCTGGTCGATCACGCCGACCGGGTGGTCAGCCGCGACGCGCTGCTGGCCGAGGTCTGGCCCGACACCCTGCCGACCGACGACGTGGTCACCCAGGCGGTGACCCAGCTGCGCAAGGCCTTCGATGAGGACCGCGGCAACCCGCGCTACATCGAGACCATCGCCAAGAACGGTTACCGGCTGCTGGCCAAGGTGCGCTGGCTGGTGCCGGAGCAGGCGGCCGCGGCCGGCGAGGCCGAGCCGGCGGGCGAGGGCGCGAGCGTCGCGACGGCGGGTGCCGACGGCGCTGCGGCCGCGGTGGCCACGCCCGCCGCCGCGCGCGCCGAGCGGATCGAACCGGTCCCGCTGCCGAACCAGCCGCGTCCGCGCGGCACCTGGCGCTCGCTGGTCGCCACGGTGGCGGTGGTGCTGGCCCTGGTCGTGCTGCTGGTGTGGTGGTCGCTGGCCCGGCAGGCGCACGCGCCCGGCGCGGTGCCGGCCGCGCTCGACCCGGCCCGGGTCGCCAATGCCGCGCGCCCGTACCGGCTGATCACCTCGATGCCGGGCTTCGAAGTCCAGCCGACCCTGTCGCCGGACGCGGCCCTGGTCGCCTATGTCGCCATTCCCGACGGCCAGCGCGGTACCGCGATCCTGGTCCAGACCACCGACCAGACCCCGCCGCGCCAGCTGACCCGGCCCAGCGGGCTGGCCGAGGACAGCGCCCCGGCGTGGTCGCCGGACGGACGCTCGATCGCGTTCCTGCGGGTCGACCCGGCGCGCGCGTGCAAGGTCCTGCTGATCGCGGCCAACGGCGGCGCCGAGCGCGAGATCGGCGATTGCGACCCGCGCAACCCGCCGACCTTCGAATGGACCCCGGACGGCCGCGGCCTGATCTTCGGCAGCATGCAGACCGCCCAGGGCATCGTCGGGATGCGCGTGCTCGACCTGGCCAGCGGCGAATGGCGCGCGGTGCCGTACCGCACCGGCGCCGGCAACCTCGACCTGTCGCCGCGGTTCTCGCCCGACGGGCGCTGGATCGTGTTCCTGCGCAACAACCCCCAGGGCGACTTCTGGCGCCTGCCGGCCGAGGGCGGCACGGCCGAGCGCCTGAGCCAGCTCAGCGCCGACGTGCGCGGCTGGGACTGGCTGCCGGACAGCCGCAGCATCCTGTTCGGACGCATGATCGACGGCGACACCCGCCTGTATCGGCTGGACCTGGAAACCGGCCAGGCCCGCGACTTGGGCATCGAGTCGGCGCAGTTCCCGGCGGTGGCGGCCTCGCGCCCGGCCGCGGCCTTCGTCCAGCGCAAGCCGTACTTCGGCCTGTTCCGGGTGGTGCTGGGCGACACCTCCAAGGGCGCGGTGCACGTGGTCGACCCGCTGTTCCCGTCCTCGGCGCGCGACATGCTGCCGGCGGTGGCCCCGGACGGGCGCCAGATCGTGTTCTTCTCCGACCGCTCCGGCAGCAACCACCTGTGGTGGGCCGACCTGGACCAGCCCGATTCGCTGCGCATGCTGCCGGGGGTGACCCCGGGCACCCGCTACGGCGCCTCGTGGTCGGCCGACAGCGGCCGGGTCAGCGTGGTCGGGCCGGACGCGGACGGGCGCAACGTGATCTTCGAGGTGATCCCCGCGAGCGGCCGGGTCACCCGCCTGCCGGCGCCGGTGGACGAGCCGATCCAGGCCATGCAACTGCCCGATCCGAACCGGATGCTGGTGCTGGCCGGCGCCGGCGACGGCCGCCTGCGCCTGCACCTGTTCGACCGCAGCCGCTCGCCGTGGAAGCTGCTGGCGGCGATCGACGACGTGGTCGAAGCCAAGGCCGACCCGGCCCACAACCGCCTGCTGTTTGCCCGCCAGACCCAGTCCGGGCTGTGGCAGGCCGACCTGGGCCTGGCCGCGGCCAGCATCCGCCAGATCGACGACAGCGAACCGGTCGCCGACCGCTACCGGCTGTGGGACGTCGCGGTCGCCACCGGCGAGCTGCGCTACATGGACCAGCAGCCGACCTGCCTGTCGCTGATGCGGCGGATGGCCACCCCGGAACTGCCGCCCTCGGTGCTGTGCCTGGACCAAAGCCGGCGCTCGGCGATCAATGGATTCAGCCTGAGCCCGCGCGGCGACACCGTCTATCTGGCCCTGGCCAAGTGGGACGGCGCGGATATCGGTTACATGGACCTGCCCGAGGAACCGAAGACCTTCGTTCCCGGCTGGCTCAACTGA
- a CDS encoding ion channel, translated as MPSYASLKWRALARRHPSAFLLAAQLLSLAVYPLFEPAGGGRVVFGAFGVLVLALAVWVVNRSPAIKWIAWIIAIPAFALSVLSVLFASPGLLVLSSALEAALYFYAAGALIAYMMSDHKVTADELFAAGATFTLLAWGFAYAFLVCQAWYPDSFVGAQRPGEPRTWLELLFLSFTNLSAVGLGDILPMSPAARVLTMFEQFAGVGYIAAVVSRLIGLTMLRQPRP; from the coding sequence ATGCCCAGCTACGCCTCCCTCAAATGGCGCGCTCTCGCCCGCCGCCACCCCTCGGCGTTCCTGCTGGCGGCGCAGTTGCTGAGCCTGGCGGTGTATCCGCTGTTCGAACCCGCCGGCGGCGGGCGGGTGGTGTTCGGCGCGTTCGGGGTGCTGGTGTTGGCGCTGGCGGTGTGGGTGGTCAACCGCAGTCCGGCGATCAAGTGGATCGCATGGATCATCGCGATCCCCGCGTTCGCGCTGTCGGTGCTGTCGGTGCTGTTCGCCAGCCCCGGGTTGCTGGTGCTGTCCTCGGCGCTGGAGGCGGCGCTGTATTTCTATGCGGCGGGCGCGTTGATCGCTTACATGATGAGCGACCACAAGGTCACCGCCGACGAGCTGTTCGCGGCCGGGGCCACGTTCACTCTCTTGGCCTGGGGCTTCGCTTACGCCTTTCTGGTCTGCCAGGCGTGGTATCCGGACAGCTTCGTCGGCGCGCAGCGGCCGGGCGAGCCGCGCACCTGGCTGGAACTGCTGTTCCTGAGCTTCACCAACCTTTCCGCGGTCGGCCTCGGCGACATCCTGCCGATGTCGCCGGCGGCGCGCGTGCTGACCATGTTCGAGCAGTTCGCCGGGGTCGGCTACATCGCGGCGGTGGTGTCGCGGCTGATCGGGCTGACCATGCTGCGGCAGCCGCGGCCGTAG